The DNA region tgttttcccctggTATCAAGCACAAATTTATCAATTTTCAGCTTTCATtcattactcctagttctgcccttggGTCAAGAAGAACAACCCTATTGTCTTCTCCACAGAAGAtaccttcaaatacatgaagacagctgtcatatcccaactgaatcttctcttctccaggttaaatatccccagttGCTTCAGAATATCCTCATATGGCATTAACTTGGATCCTTTGACCATAACAACAGCCTCTGCTTCAGTCTGTCATCATTCTCcctgtgacctcatcagctcacaTGGGTTTACTTATCCTCTCAATGCTTATGACTTCtttgccaaggctaacccctATACCTGTTTTACCTTGATCCCACCCCTACATTCCCTATCTTTTCCAGCAGGTTATTCCTTCAATCATTCCCTTTCTTTAgttaatcttcaatctctccctatggactggttctttatttccttcaaacATGCCTAAGTTTCACCCAGTCTTAAAAAAACCCACTTCATTTTGTCATTCCCTCAAGCTATAATcctatatttctcttccctttcctaaaCTCCTAATAAAAGCTAGATACACTCTTTGCGTCAACATTCTCTGCTCTTCAGATTTCTTttcctcaactttttttttcattgaagtattgaagcattttatttttcatacaaGGAAACCAGTTCCTAGTAAGTTCAAAGCTACTTGGGttataaagtaaaaagaaaatcaagccaAAAGGCAACTTTCCACTACTCCTTAACTGTACATCTCAGAATGACAGACAGAGCCTTCAAGCTGTTCACTGAGCCAGAAGACAACCTCTCACAATGCGAGTGACTTTACAGTAACATAAAAAGAGTAAGTTCCCTGCATCCCTGCACTTTAAGACCCCTCAGTAAAGATGAATGTGGTCCAGAGAATATTCAAAAGAGGCACATTTGTTCTACAGAAACCCTCTACTAATTCTGTAATAATCCTACCAGGGATCACTGGttagtaataataacattaatatgaCACTGTAgggatgcaaagcactttacaaatatcatctcatttgatccccacaacaacccaggaacatgggtgctactattatccatgtctgaggtgagatctgaactcaagtcttccaaaattgaggtccagtgctctgtccataaTACTACCTTGCAGAGGCACCAGCAGTTTTTTGTTGTATCACATAGTTGCCATACATGGCTTACCATTTTGGGCATACTGAAGTCCCGAATCTCATGGATAATTCTCTTATTCCAAGAACTACAGCAGTTCCCAATCCAGGACAACTAAATAATATGTAGCAAGTTGGGACAATCAAGTGCAAATAAAATACCAAACTTGTAGCACTGTTCTTCCTTGCTGCTTTGTGACATTTTCATAAATATGACAAATTCCTACTTAAATCCTATAAAGAAAGGTTCCAGTGCTATCAAAGAACTCCCTCCCTTTCTGAAATACTTTGCTGTTAAATTCCTTGCCATCTGTCTCTGGTTCATTTActacctcttcttcctccttactcAGCTGCCCATCAGTGTGAGGCCCTTCTGGTCGATTTTGCTTCCTGGGTGAAGACGATATGCTCTGCTCTTCTCTATGATCACCCAAGGCTTCAACTAGAGCCATATGCCTCTCCTTCCCCAGTATCTGAGATACTTTGTCCCTAACCTGGCTTCTTGGAGTTTTCCAACTCTGAggattcttctctttttcctgcgAAGCTGAAGTGTAATTTTGGCCCTTATGACAGAGGTGTGACAGGGCCTCACGTCCTGATACTGGCATTGATTCTGAGACTAGATGACCTGTAGAGGTTGGCAGTGGTGGATGCTCTTGTAAAGCAAGCTGCTTCTGTGGATGGTGGGTGAGCCTAGCTTTACTGAGGATCTTCTGATCTTGCTTGATTTCCTGCTTCAGTGTGGGAACAAACTTACTCTTTAAAAACCTTCTGATCACATCAGTGCTGACTCCAAAGCCTTCCGCTAATTTGGGAACTGACCAGTCCTCAGAGAATTCCTTGTGTAAATACCGGATCTGCTCCATGGCATTCCTAGTCAGGACCCTTTGTGGGGCACCTGAGGTTTCCATCTGTGTGCAGATTTTCTGGAATCGaatctttttcttctgttgtttcaGAGCTCTCTCCATCTCTTGCAGCTCCCGCTCCGGCTCCCAGTCCGAATCCAGGTCGTGCTCGAAGTCCCCTAGGTCAGGACCCAGGGTCGGGCCAGTCCCGGGCGGCCCCGCCACACCGCGCACCACGAACCGAGACCATGCGGCGGCGCGGAACCGCGAGGCCCGCCCGAAGCTACAGGCAGCTGCCATGACGCCGCCACGATCAGCCcgggcggggagggggaaggagaccCGCGCCACCTACGGCTGCTCGGACCTTTTCCTCAACTTTTAAAACCTAACTTTGAACCTCAAAAATCAACTGATATGAAGTTCTTGTTGATCTTTTAACTGCCAAATCTGGTGATCTTTTTTCCTATCTTCAGTCCTCTCCCTAAACAACCTTGTGTGTAATTTGTATTCATCAGGAGGAAAAGTAATATTATGCTCTATTATTTAATAAGCAGTATTACTCTGTGATCCAGGCTTTTCCTCCTTTTGTGAGATCCCACTTCTGAAGGGCAAGCAGTTTCCGAAGGCCAAGAATGTGTAATGTGGTCACCCCCAGCCACCAACCCTCATTAACCAAGTTGGGCTAGGCCCTTCCCAAGTGGAACCCTTGATTCTTTTTACCCCATAGACAGAGAACTAGCTCGAGCTAGGCCCTATCCAGGGGACAAGTGTCCTGTCCTCACTTTCTAATCAAAGTTAGGGGTGATTTGGGAAACCTAATTGaaaagatttgtttgttttttctagtCAAAGTTAAAGGCAGATAGGTCTCATAAAGCAGCCAGCATTCCTTAAGTATCTGAGAGGAGCACAATCAGCCATATCTGAAGGCCAGCCCATTTTCCCCAGCTTCAGACCAATTCTATCTCCTGAGGAATAGTcctgctccaccccacccccaccccaccccgccatGAAGTAATAGGGAGGAACTGAGAACTCTTAaaccacctcctcattaaaaagTCTACCAGTCAGAATAGCCTTATCTTTGCCAAGGGAAGTCCCAGTGATGTACTGTCAGGCCAATCAGAAAGAATACATACCTAGATTTAAAAGGCCCTGTCAGCTCTCACTTCAAGTCTTTTGGCATAAATGGAAGCAGGCTATTGATCTCTTTATTATCAGGTTTCATGCCCCTGTTAATAAATGATATCTTGCTCAGAGAATTGACTCAGTGTCCATATTAGTTTTTTCTACTTGGCCCCATGGTACATAAATATCAACAACATGTGGAAATTTCAAAGTGGCAATTTTAGTTTGTCTATGTGAAAAAAATACATACTAACAAATAGATCCAGGACCATTAATACCATGGGCCAAACGGGTTCGATCCATTGACATCCAGAGTCTATGCTCCCTTCCCACTAAGACCCTTAGTCTGGTATCTAACTCCTGCTCCATCCCTGACTATCCATCAAAGCCTCCAGTTTGTCCCTATAAATGCAGTATAATTTCTCTGGTTCCCCTAAACAGACAGTGCTTGCTTCTTGTAAGGCTATTCCTAAGGTTGGTCTGGGACTGTTCTCAGCTTTCCAATAAACTGTGCACAGTTCAACTCTTTTTGCCTCTGGTGGGAAAATGACTATTTGCAAAACTCGTTAGAGCTAGAATTGATTGCTTCTAGAAGTAATGAGTTCTCTCTTAGCAGAAGTCTTCAAACACATGTTGAATGAACACTTGTCATGTATGTTATAGAAGTGGGGACATTTTTGTTCAGTATGAGTTGAGctagatagataaagcatttaataaTGAATTATAATACAATTCATAATTCATACATTTCTATTTATGAATAATTCATAAATAATgaattataaattaaataatttattctgtCTATAAACTAGACTCTGTGATAGAtgatactgaggtcctttcccactctcagactctgagattctgtgacatcTCCAGCCTTATGACATGGGATCATCAATCTTGAACGGGAAGAGATCTagtccatttccctcattttactgttgaggatatTGAGGCTAATGGAGGTCacatgactttcctaaagtcacaaaggtaactgtcaaaggcagaatttataattggACCCTCTGACTTCACAGCCACTGACTTGAACACCTTAAACATTATTTCATAGGAgtttttctgctttattttcctctttagttCCGTAATAAAGTGTTTATTAAGATTAATTGAGTTGCCACAAGGCTCTTTTTACAAGCAACACTAGCTACAGTTCTCTGCTCAAGAGGAACTTGCCACTTAGAGAGAAAAGACAACTATTGATAAGTAGTTAATACAAGAATTATGGCATAAAGTTATAAGTTCCATGACAGTAGTGACTATATCTTATCTGAACACTGTATTAGGCCccaagcactcagcacagtactTTACACCCAGCAGGTTCTTAATGAATACAAGTCATTGAGTCTTCAAGAGGAAGAGGTTTGCCCATGCCCTGGCCAGAGAGCAagatggggggagagaagaagcagaaagTGCCATTGTTAGACAAGGGACAGCAGGAcacagaaaatgaaggaaaagtctCAGAGTGGGCAATGAGTTTGGAGTTCAATAGAAAAAACTTCCAGGATACTTCGTTCTACAATTGACTTGTATTATACTTAGTTATTTGTGTAAGACTTATTAACTGATGAGCTCCCAAATGGCAGACATTATGCTTCATCTATTTCATCTTAGTATCCCTCAAGACATGTGGAAGATACAAAGTATGCCTTGTGCACAATATGTGATCAATGAATGATTACTGAAATGATCTAACTCCCAATTAATTCATGGTCCCTTAGCCTTACatggtttttgtttggtttttggagttttgttttgttttattttgttttgttttgttttgtttaatctcAAAGTCTCAGAAGAGTATCTGGGGTTTACTATCTCaatctttctgtttccttcaatCGTTTTGCCCTTCTTTCCTGAAGCCCTCTTCCAGGGTACTATAGTGAAAAGAATGCCAGCattagagtcagagaatctgaatttgaatcctacctctctCATTCATACTGTGAGACCTCAAAGAAGTCACTTGCAGGGAGGGTGgcacttcattttcctcattggtaaaattaaggggttagactaaatgatttcaAAAGTCCCTGCCAGACCAAAGTCCTATGAACATCTTCCCCACTGCCTGCTCCACACAGCACTCTAGTAAAAAAGAGTGCTGGATTCTgagtcagaatacctgggttctaTCAACTTGACTTTGAGCCAGTGACTTAGCCTCCCTggggttctgtttcttcatctgtcaaatgaggagtttggaccaaggtcccttccagatctaaatctatgatgctatgacttAAAAAACAAATACCTGTCCCACTTCACACTATTTTGTGAATCAGAGATGACTGTGTGGGAAAGAGCTTGTAGAATCCTACAGCCATTAGATCTGGAACCATAAAGGACCTTAGTTTTGTTTTGGTATTTTCTTGAAGGGTCtatagaggccatctagttttaaacagaggttaagtgacttctctagggtcacagaactaatGTTGGAGGCATAATCTGATCCCTCTTCCTGTCTCCTAATCTGGTACTCTATGTGTTAAACCACCCTGCCAGTTCCATTCTGAACCTTCTTCATTCCTTGTAGGTCCTCTATTGAATAGAAGAGAAATGCAGAGCCGGCACATTCTGCACATACACAAACACGCACACATACAaactccatatatacatacatacactcacacatatgcacatacagacAGTTATTTCTTTATGGccctgtacatacacacacacatacacacaaaaccatcattcacatacatacatatgcacgtatacacacatatacacaaacaattCTTTCTCAGTTGTTTACAATTCTGATGTTCCACTTTGCTGGATTCTTATCACCTCCTCCTGTTTCCATCTTGACTGGTTCAACATCTCACCCTGTCCTATAtagcttccaggaaaaaaaaaaaaacaactccacacaaaaagaaaaaattctggtAATATTTCCAacccaggaatttgttttgcttgactatatgtattcgttataagttttatttttctcactttcctAGTGGGGGGGAggttgcaaaaataaaataaaattgaattaatactcaatagtcaattaacatttattaaataccaggtctggggatacaaataagaaaaagaaagatagtctctgccctcctccggtagtttataatctaataggggaagataacagtcaaaagaaatctaagaagaaagaagggagaagaaggccCCCTGAAGGGGCATGAAGGAACACAGCTGGAGGCAAACAAGGACCTAGCATGGATCTGTCTTTAAAAAGAGGCCCTGAGGGTCGTTCATTGCTCTGCCTTTTGACCTCAGCAGAACTGAGGGTGCTGATAAGGTCTGACTATGAAGGCTGTTGTAACTTCACAGGATGATgagtctgatttaaaaaaaacaaaagagtccACAGAGTACCTAGACAAATAGTACACTCAAGCACGCTAAGGAATTGCAAGAGGATAGTTATCGATATTCCCGATGGAGAAAACCAAAGAAGTCATTCAatcggtaagcatttattaaacacctgccacaagctaggcactgtattaagctttggcgatacaaaaagaggcaaaagatagtactTATAAGGAACtcgcaatctaatgggggagacaacatgcaagcaaatatatacatatatatatatatatatgtatatatgtatgtatgtatgtatgtatataaagcaAGCTACACACAGgttaaatagcaaataattaagagagaaggcactaaaattaagaggaatTAGGGAATGTtacctgtaaaaggtgggattttatttgagACTTAAAGCAAGCCAGAGAAGTaagtagttggagtggaggaggaagagcatttcaggcatgggagaaaaccaaagaaaatgcccagggcTGAGAGGTTGAGTGTCTTGTTAgcagaacagccaggaggccagtgtcactggataaaagagaatgaggaggggaataaagtgtaagaagactggaaaaataggagggggctaggttatgaaggactttggatgccatacagagcattttgtatttgatcctggaggcagcaGAGAGCTAGTGGAGTTTAttaggctgggggtggggagagggggagtgaCATGACCAGagctatgttttaggaaaatcactttaatgactGATTGAAGGATGCATTGGaattggaagagacttgagagagggaaacccaccagcaggctattgtaacagTCTCTACAACTACCAAGTTGTAGAGAGTGATTAACGATGTCAAACAAATGGTGATCAAGGAGAATGATGATTAGAACAAGGTCACTAGATTTGGTAACTAaaagatcattaataactttggagcgAGAATTTTTGGTGAAGTGATGAGGTCAAGGGCCAGTATGTAAGGAGTTCAGAGTGTGAGAGGAAAGTAAGTGGAGGCACCTATCATTTTGAGAGTTCagttacaaagggcagaagagatataggacaatagttagCAGGGGTGGAAGGACCAAATGGGAATTTTTCAGGATATCAAAGAAATGGTAtgcttgtaggcagtaggaaatgagctaAGTAGAGAGTTAGAAATGTAAATAAGTGAAAGAACagggatgacagaggaggcaAAGAGTAGATTGGATGGAATGGGGTCACTTGAACAAGTAGATggggttagccttggcaaggaggagGGTCACTTCCTCATGTGAAAGaggagtgaaggagaagaaagtgtTAGAAGCACCTGGGTGATGAGAgatgtgggagagagaagagggaattcaTGGTGGATAACCTCAAATTTTTTCGGTAAAATAAGAAGAAAGGTTCTCAACTAAGAGAGTGGGGGAAAAGAGAGCCAAGGGAGGCTTAATGAGGGATGGAAGAGCCTCTGTGgggagtgggatagtgagttgataagggaggtctAATATGATTGcccagcagcagtgagggcccatttGAGGTTATgttacataaatttatagtggagtCATTCAGAACAGTTACATGATATTCTCTACCTTCATTCAGGGACCTGTCTGTAGACAGAAGAAGGCTACAAATGGTGGGAGTCATCCAAAGATGAGTCTTGGCAGGAAATAACTGTGATATGATGAGGGGGTGAAAGATTGAAGAGAGTAGGACAGTATAGAGTAGAACTGGTACACCAAGTCAAGATGAAGACAGTGG from Trichosurus vulpecula isolate mTriVul1 chromosome 1, mTriVul1.pri, whole genome shotgun sequence includes:
- the NGRN gene encoding neugrin — encoded protein: MAAACSFGRASRFRAAAWSRFVVRGVAGPPGTGPTLGPDLGDFEHDLDSDWEPERELQEMERALKQQKKKIRFQKICTQMETSGAPQRVLTRNAMEQIRYLHKEFSEDWSVPKLAEGFGVSTDVIRRFLKSKFVPTLKQEIKQDQKILSKARLTHHPQKQLALQEHPPLPTSTGHLVSESMPVSGREALSHLCHKGQNYTSASQEKEKNPQSWKTPRSQVRDKVSQILGKERHMALVEALGDHREEQSISSSPRKQNRPEGPHTDGQLSKEEEEVVNEPETDGKEFNSKVFQKGREFFDSTGTFLYRI